One Psychrobacillus glaciei genomic region harbors:
- a CDS encoding lipid II:glycine glycyltransferase FemX, translated as MAEINVITINESEKWDEIVKSFEIYDVNYLSGYAKAFQLNGEGDPLLFCYDDGITRAINVVMKRDIAKSEKFEKKLPLNTWYDLSTPYGYGGFLINGDDYEKVNNAFNLYCKNSGYVSEFVRFHLFNDYSSYYDGTIESHTQNIVRDLGLPLEEMIMDFEHKVRKSLKKALREELEVEIDSTGERLEEFLDIYYQTMESNNANESFYFPKKFFETINNMKENFIYIHILHEGKIISTELVLYGPENCYSFLGGTNREYLKLQPNTLLKYEIIKWAKTKGLKRFILGGGYGNNDGIFKYKKSFAPNGIYDFYIGKKIIDETKYYNLLSRRKSELLDENNITFYPKYRG; from the coding sequence CTGAGTGGCTATGCAAAGGCGTTTCAACTTAATGGAGAGGGAGATCCTCTTTTATTTTGTTATGACGATGGTATTACTAGAGCTATAAATGTTGTAATGAAAAGGGATATTGCAAAATCTGAAAAATTCGAAAAAAAATTACCCTTAAACACTTGGTACGATCTTTCTACACCGTATGGTTACGGTGGATTTTTAATTAATGGTGATGATTATGAAAAGGTGAACAATGCTTTTAATTTGTATTGTAAGAATAGTGGATATGTGAGTGAATTTGTAAGATTCCATTTGTTTAACGATTATTCCTCATATTATGATGGGACAATTGAATCCCATACTCAAAATATAGTACGAGATTTAGGACTACCACTTGAAGAGATGATAATGGATTTTGAACATAAAGTTAGAAAAAGTTTGAAAAAAGCTTTAAGAGAAGAATTAGAAGTTGAAATTGACTCTACAGGTGAAAGATTAGAGGAATTTCTAGATATTTATTATCAAACCATGGAGAGTAATAATGCTAATGAAAGTTTCTATTTTCCAAAAAAGTTTTTTGAAACTATTAATAACATGAAAGAAAATTTTATATATATACATATCTTACATGAAGGAAAGATTATATCCACCGAACTTGTTTTATATGGACCTGAAAATTGTTATTCATTTCTAGGGGGGACTAATCGTGAATACTTAAAATTGCAGCCTAACACACTCTTGAAGTATGAAATTATTAAGTGGGCGAAGACAAAAGGTCTTAAAAGATTTATTCTTGGTGGTGGCTATGGCAATAACGATGGTATTTTTAAATATAAAAAGAGCTTTGCACCAAATGGAATCTATGATTTTTATATTGGAAAGAAAATAATAGATGAAACCAAATATTATAACTTGCTATCAAGAAGAAAATCTGAACTTTTGGACGAGAATAACATTACTTTCTACCCAAAATATAGGGGGTAA